One segment of Gammaproteobacteria bacterium DNA contains the following:
- a CDS encoding multicopper oxidase domain-containing protein: MEKNKCNTGAPGCDERVGVQETNADRRRFLRSAAALTGGAVAAGTSLAARSVELDHSTMDHSAMGHDMSGYGTMMYMEGHKMEPGLIIEPPGSPADDEVDYREFDMDIRIVEHELLPGVKTHMFAFNGQVPGPEFHVDEGDWVKVNFTNHTEEMHTIHWHGVVLPYTMDGVPMVTQDPVHPGQTFVYRFQAKPGGTRWYHCHWGTPLHASHAMHGAFIIHKKDDPLRKRFPWSRDYTLMLESWDLNFSREEMNGLLEGMKQVNLLMARGKLDPQTHGFFRDYDAFKKAVLDGSYAAPYLPGRSSGVPIEYNFFGINGRCYPSTKRIGIQQGEWIRVRLINAGNASHHMHLHGHDFWWVAQDGNDLAEPRQINTVHVDPGGTYDIMIYGDNPGFWTFHDHNTTHVRNNGLYPGGMLTVLAYEDFKPTYMPSTSVDQ; encoded by the coding sequence CGGCGGGAACGTCTCTCGCTGCCCGTTCCGTTGAACTCGATCACTCCACCATGGATCACTCGGCCATGGGTCATGACATGAGTGGCTACGGGACCATGATGTACATGGAAGGTCACAAGATGGAGCCGGGCTTGATCATCGAGCCGCCGGGCTCTCCTGCCGACGACGAGGTGGATTACCGCGAATTCGATATGGATATCCGGATTGTCGAGCACGAGCTCCTGCCGGGTGTGAAGACCCATATGTTCGCCTTTAACGGTCAGGTGCCCGGTCCCGAGTTCCATGTCGACGAGGGTGACTGGGTGAAGGTCAACTTCACCAACCACACCGAAGAGATGCACACCATCCACTGGCACGGCGTGGTCCTGCCCTACACCATGGACGGTGTACCGATGGTTACCCAGGACCCGGTGCATCCGGGGCAGACATTCGTCTATCGCTTCCAGGCCAAACCGGGCGGGACACGCTGGTACCACTGCCATTGGGGAACGCCGTTGCACGCCAGTCACGCCATGCACGGGGCGTTCATCATCCACAAGAAGGACGACCCGCTGAGAAAGCGATTCCCCTGGTCCCGTGACTACACGCTGATGCTGGAGTCCTGGGACCTCAACTTCTCGCGCGAGGAAATGAATGGGCTGCTGGAGGGCATGAAGCAGGTCAATCTGCTCATGGCGCGGGGGAAGCTCGATCCGCAGACCCACGGTTTTTTTCGCGACTACGACGCCTTCAAAAAGGCCGTTCTGGATGGCAGCTACGCCGCACCCTATCTTCCTGGCCGCTCCTCGGGCGTGCCCATCGAGTACAACTTCTTCGGCATCAACGGGCGCTGCTATCCCTCGACCAAGCGCATCGGCATTCAGCAGGGGGAGTGGATCCGGGTGCGTCTGATCAATGCCGGCAACGCCAGTCATCACATGCACCTGCATGGACACGACTTCTGGTGGGTGGCCCAGGACGGCAACGATCTCGCCGAGCCACGGCAGATCAACACGGTGCACGTCGATCCTGGCGGGACCTACGACATCATGATCTACGGCGATAACCCGGGCTTCTGGACCTTCCACGACCACAACACCACGCACGTGCGAAACAACGGGCTCTATCCCGGCGGGATGCTGACCGTCCTCGCCTACGAGGATTTCAAGCCAACCTACATGCCGTCCACCTCGGTGGACCAGTGA
- a CDS encoding DUF411 domain-containing protein, whose amino-acid sequence MPGSGGIVILAADLVAGLLQTREGEAIEITVYKSRTCGCCNKWIDHLEDNGFRVNAVNRSDMPQGKAKLGVNEKVASCHTAVVGDYLAEGHVPADVVKRLLKERPDVKGILVPGMPIGSPGMDGPNPQHYSIVPFDSLGSTGVYEFR is encoded by the coding sequence GTGCCGGGAAGCGGTGGGATTGTCATTCTTGCCGCAGACCTGGTCGCCGGCCTGCTTCAGACCCGTGAAGGCGAGGCGATCGAGATCACGGTGTACAAGAGTCGCACCTGCGGCTGCTGCAACAAGTGGATCGATCATCTGGAGGATAACGGATTCCGGGTAAATGCGGTCAATCGTTCGGATATGCCTCAGGGCAAGGCGAAACTGGGGGTTAATGAAAAAGTCGCGTCCTGCCACACCGCGGTAGTGGGTGACTACCTGGCGGAGGGGCACGTCCCGGCGGATGTCGTCAAACGGCTGCTGAAGGAGCGACCCGATGTAAAGGGCATCCTCGTTCCGGGTATGCCGATCGGTTCTCCCGGGATGGACGGTCCAAATCCTCAGCACTACAGCATTGTGCCCTTCGATTCGCTGGGAAGTACGGGTGTCTACGAATTTCGATGA
- a CDS encoding SHOCT domain-containing protein, with amino-acid sequence MHGEGGVMGLGGGFMWLFWILLIVLAVWAVRAMTSNTNQAGRRGGTALEILEERYARGEIDREEYEEKRRDLINH; translated from the coding sequence ATGCATGGAGAAGGAGGCGTTATGGGGCTTGGAGGGGGTTTCATGTGGCTGTTCTGGATTCTCCTCATCGTGCTCGCTGTCTGGGCAGTCAGGGCGATGACATCGAACACGAACCAGGCCGGCCGCCGCGGCGGAACGGCATTGGAGATTCTGGAGGAGCGCTATGCTCGGGGTGAAATCGATAGGGAGGAATATGAAGAAAAGCGGCGTGACCTGATTAACCACTGA